One Styela clava chromosome 4, kaStyClav1.hap1.2, whole genome shotgun sequence genomic window, TGCAAAGtttgaaaacaaaactttcTAATATTTAGGTCGTTTTAGGTTGTTGGTTCTGTGTGCTGAAATAGTAGAAATTTAACAAGTGATACTTATTAGAATCAGACCATGCATATCACTACCTGCGAAATGCACACATGCGGCGAGCCGTTGAGAATCATTGAAACTGGATTTCCAAATATCTCGGGGGAAACAATCTTGGAAAAGATCGCTTACATACGAGAAAATTGCGATGATATAAGGAAGTATGTATTTCTGAAATTGCAAAGTTTTTCATATAACTTTTTCTCACAAGGTTAAACTACTAGAGAAACATAAGAACATTACAATGAGGCTAGAATCCAATAGTCATGTATTCATTTCTCCCTTCCCTTCTATAGGATATCATCTtgtggagtatgcgcaccaagatgtcgcatagcctgaaccctaacttggtacacaatctgaattcaggttgtgtgtcatcttggtgcgcatactccaggaggtccCATCTTGTTTTATACTAAATAAACATTTAGTACTGCCAGATTGTAGTTGGTATATTTGGCTTTGGTGGAATTTAAAGTTGTAGTTAAacctaatgcaaaaaatgtcaTATTTCTGGAATTTATTTAAGGTTTTTGATGCATGAGCCTCGTGGACATCATGATATGTTTGGAACATTAAGAGTTGAACCAGATTTACCAAATGCAGATGCAGCATTTATATTTATGCACAATGAAGGATATGGTACAATGTGTGGACATGCCATCATCGCCTTGGGAAGGTAGAATGTTATGATTAAcagttttgtatatttttaaagtaCACACATATGCTTGTTTCATgtatatttttgttcattttcacaccTGATAATTTTGGTAGAAATAGTAGTTCAGCTTGCGTGTGTGACAAAATAAATTAGTATTTTTGGAATTGGCTTATGAGGTAGGTTTTTCATCTTTTCTGTGTTTGCTGAGATAATAACCAATGTTTTCAGATACTGCGTTGATTACAATATAGTTGAAGCAAAAGAGCCAGAAACCTTGGTCAATATTCAATGTCCATGCGGGCTTATTCCAACCTATGTTTCGTATGGTAATGGTTTATCTGGGAGAGTGAGGTTTCAAAGTGTGCCatcatttgttttgaaaatggGTAAGAAGAAAATGCTggtgtgatttttttttgttattcaatATGTTACTGTATACAATGTTGGGTAGACCATAGAGTCTCAGCTCAAGTCTCTTAAACGCTCGTCTGTACATACCAAGGACGAGCACAATGCTATACAACACATTACATTGTACACATACCTAGATGTTagaatatgtaatatatataaatggaaATCTCAATATAAAGCAGTTTTTGTGCATACCTATTTGAACAACAACATTGTCATTTTCAGATGTCAATGTGAATGTACCAAACATTGGTATGATCACTGTAGACATATCTTATGGAGGAGTATTCTATGCCTTTGTTTCTACTGACGCACTCGGTTTGACACTCAAGGCTGGTGATGCATTGAAGGCCGTGGAAATTGGGCAAGCTGTATTGAATGCCACTAAAAAGATTGTAAGACATACCGGTAACTGTTTGAAGCATTTAAAAATTGCCAAACTTAGATATGAAGGGATTACCTCAAATCAAACTCATATTCACAAAAAAGCCTGTAAATCGGTATTTAGGAAGGACAAGTTTTACGGAACAGGGTAACAGTATAATTAATTACCAATACAAAAAAGTTTCCGCCATCGTCCTACATTATTTCACATCTTAGTTTTGTAAAACTGCTAATAATGCACAAACATCATAGGTTAAGGTTGAACACCCGGAAAATGAAGATCTTGGTTTCCTATATGGCACTATAATATATGACAGAAcagaattaaaatcaaatgatTTGATTCGACAAATGATAGTGTTTGCGGATCGTGAGGTATGTAAAATTACaccttgaatatatattactatcAACAACTATTTTCTGGTCTCTTTTATTTAGCAGTTACATTGAAATTggtgatttatttttttaagttgGATAGAAGCCCATGTGGTTCAGGAACAGCAGCTCATATTGCTCTGATACACGCAAAAGGTCTACTGGATGTTaattgtcaaaaaacatttCAGAGTATCGTCAATGATTCAAAGTAAGTACTCTGATGTCTAAAAAGTTATGGAGTGTCCAATTGGTTCTCAATAACTCTTACAATCACTAGCTCATATACGTTTAAATTTTTCCAAGGTTTACTGGAAAGGTTGTCAAAAAAGCCAAATGCGGAAACTTCAAAGCTGTCATAGCAGAAGTGTCTGGGAATGCCTATTACACAGGCAAAAATTTGTTTACATCAGAGGATAAAGACCCCTTAAAGGCTGGTTTCACCGTCCGATGATCAGTTGCAAAATTACCTTcagcaaaagtgaaaaaatgtATCCGTCAGACAAGGGTTCTGCACCTCACATATATATCTCTCACGAAGAAAATTGCTGCTTCTCATTACAGCTGCtaaaatttacatttcaatATACATGAAAATATCTTGTGTATTCTATCATCGAAGTTACAATATAGAATTAAGACTAAAATAAGGTGACTGCTTAGTTGCTACTTTTTGTATCCTCGATTTGGCGTGGGGGCTGTTCACgcttagggctgggcatttcgaatcgaatattcgaatcgaatagtaaattattcgaatcggttcagagctaaatttcgagtcgccgccatcttgtttttatctttccgctaatggtcgaggtgaattcataattttttttttcattggagtcatattttttcaacgaaattctaacatatgactattttctgtagtgagttattgataaaacgtgtttgttattctgtgtgaacgctcagtaatctatctgagtgatttattctatgtcttcagtaattcatttgttgagagaaccaattactataataaagtcgctcacaattatatattttcaagtattcaagattcgattagaaaaaattattcgattcgattctgaaatcacaaggtattctaAAATGCCCAGCTCTGTTCACGAGAGCAGAGCAGAGTTCTTTATCATACCTTGGAATGTTCTTTCGAAacatataaaaagtaaaaatcgcttttatTCCGAGAAGTCATgaaatggaataaaataattttaatgaaaatttacacatatacttatatataaattaaaaagatGCTAGAAATAAAAGCGCATTAAAAAAAGCCAAGCCTTGTCTAGCCAATACCGGGTGTTAGATCAGACCCTCTGATTGAAGATAACTGGGAATTAAGTCGTCCGgacaatttatttgaatttttgcctCGTGGAATGTcacaaattgaaagaaaaaatattaaaaattgaccCTGATGTTTTTGTAGACATTTTAACATTACAGGAAGTGAGCAAGAATCTTACACTTGGAGGTCAGAAAGAGTTGTTAGTGTAAGTAATGTATAAAGTAAATAACATACATGTTATTATGCTGAGAAATGCTTCTTCTGTAcagaaatattgataatttaagAAGGATTAATTAATAGCGATATAGTGATCATCTTTGGTTTCAGAAGTCTGTTATGGGCTTTGAATTtatatgtcatataaaaaattaatactaTCAACCTAAGTcgcattttaataaaaaacacaATTACAAAAACCGACTTTGTCTATAATTTGTGGTACATTGCAAATAATGTATGCTCATTTGAATATAGTCCATGAATGTTATCAATAAAGTGATTTTATATAGTCTCAGAGAGGCGACATTTTTAGAAATGGAACAGAGTATGGAGTGGTTTTTCTTCTCACGGGATTTGAGGAATTTGAATATCAAACTGAACAGGTATGTTGCTTATATAACTATATATGTACCATCGATGGTACTTTTTGTATACGATTTTTGCTTAGAAATGCATGTTGTTAATAAAGCTATATAAAGTTGAAAGAATGTTTGCAAGCGTCTATTCCACatatttataactttttttCAACTGTTTCTTTAAACTCAGAATTGGATCGCCCGTGAACTGATGGAATATAGCActgccattttgtgtccaaatatttgtcaTTCGATCGTGGAACTAAATAAAGTTATGGAAATTATGTCAAGGCCCAAACATATGGAAAAATACGTTGACGATTCGGATGCTGGTCTCATCAGGAATGCTCTGATTAAATATCGAACTCTAGAACAGGCAAATATCTCAATGTTCAAAATATATGACGAAACTCAGTCTTCGGAGTTATTTTCATGTGATGCGTTGATGTATTATATATTCAATGTTTAAATTGTTGATCATTTATTAATAGGGCCAATTCCAACAACGCAGTTATTGAAACGTTGCATCGTTCATAATATCTTTTAATTgattacattttattttcagggCAATGTAGGAGACATGACTGCAAAACTGCGAATCACGAATCCCCACGAAAACGTGTTAAAAGATCAGAGAGAGGGCGGAGGTGAAACTTTTTGTTTAAAACAATgcaaatgaattttgaaaaaattgtataaaCCTTTGACTGCTCATTGAAGTAAAGCATTGCAAAAAAACGGGAATTTTCCATTGGCTCAATTGTTTATAGAACCTAAAATTCTGTGAAGTCTAGTTATTTCCATATATGAAGAATGGTCAACATGTGCATGTTGACAATGTGAGTGATATAATAAGTTATTACATAGCAAATTGCATTCAAGAATTTAGTTCTTTAATCTGGTTTTCAGTAAAATACTTTCGCGAAGACGTTAAGAATATGCTGAAGAAATTGCAAGGCACGCAACAAAGGTATTTTTAGTATAACTAGATTTGAACATTACTCTTGTCTTGAATATTTTACCAGAATGTCTCTTTGGGGGTCcatgatgactgcacaggggctCCGCAACGAAATGCAAAGGCTCTGATCGATCCCTAATGATTGATATCAATCAAAAGGCCGTTGCATCTTATTGGTTGAGTGTTGACTaatatccattgctgtcagaaaaggcaattaCAATTTTATTGACTTATGCAACGATCTACATGTGGGAATATTCATTTTCAGCTTTACccatatgatgacaaaatacaggtcaAGACTTGCCGTGGACTCGGAcctacgagtttgcttgtcacaatgtcgtttgtgttgtaaatgaaatattatccTTCCCCGTTGGTGtggcacagaaattgatacggcTTAGGATTGGGGTCCCCGCGGCCTAataagtttgggaagccctgtaTTTGACAATAACATTTAACAGATTATAATGCAGCAGCACTTAGTGAAATAACAAAAAGATTGTGTTTTATTCGAGGGGCCAATATATTCTCGTGGATCATATCAAACCAGTTATTGGAAAAAACGTTATGATTTTTTCGGATGAAAATCCAGATCTTACTGTTGTAAACACCGTCACAGAAATTTCTTCATTCGGAGCCTTCCTCACGtaagtttttaatatttaaaaaaaacttttaatgtTTCCATGATATGTTATGTTTACCTGTAAAAAAGCTCTAGCTATGGAAGCTGTGCGGCATACTTATacgaaatatataaattttccgATCATATTATGGTCATAAAGGGGACTTATTTCAGTATATAGAGCAgaggtgggcacaattttttagtataggagccgcatgctgcaagtcagaactttaaaagagccgcaaaATTGgggaatttattattattatcaaaattccatgaacagataaaaaattaacacgagagtctaataacaataaatagataaacaaggcaactatgctcaaatatatgcacaatttgagctcatttaatttgtgtttccttatagctgatttacaagggtagtctcgtaagaagttttcatgattcgtttcatggtgccgtttaacattgctgactttattctgacttagtagcttatggcAGATTAAGCACAATGGTTTATTCTCCTGACTGGTAAATGAGTATTCTTCTTtccattctgacttgacaactctgttttccTCTTCGTACTTTCGTTTCTTAATTTAGGATATGCACAGTAACTTAGAGTTAGACTAACTAACtgcaatcaagctgcaataccaccgacgcatcaataaacattgaccatcgtgacgaaagatttgctgacttgcctgacttaaattcaacgctacagcgattttcatactgaaacataatttgtcttaatcattcaCAAAAACTTctttacaataaattaaaagagtttacattaaagCCGCcgcgagccgcggtgtgcccaccACTGATATAGAGCATAGATAGGTCGTGGAGCTCACTaatttgtatttgatttttttcttttgcagtaaaggaaaaaatatcataataaacGAATGCTTTGGAAACATTTCCAGGACGAAGAACTATGGAATTGACGCAATCAGCACATCTAAAGGCAATTTTGCCTTAGATCTCATATTGACGACATGAAATCCGCGTATCAGTTTATATTGGAAGTCAATAACTACCGATTGACGTTGGCAGCTGCATAATACATTactaatattaattattattagaaTATATAGGACACAATatttcagtggttcccaacctttctacctcCACGGCAGATTTGTCCTTGCAGACCGGCAAATA contains:
- the LOC144422174 gene encoding trans-L-3-hydroxyproline dehydratase-like, translated to MHITTCEMHTCGEPLRIIETGFPNISGETILEKIAYIRENCDDIRKFLMHEPRGHHDMFGTLRVEPDLPNADAAFIFMHNEGYGTMCGHAIIALGRYCVDYNIVEAKEPETLVNIQCPCGLIPTYVSYGNGLSGRVRFQSVPSFVLKMDVNVNVPNIGMITVDISYGGVFYAFVSTDALGLTLKAGDALKAVEIGQAVLNATKKIVKVEHPENEDLGFLYGTIIYDRTELKSNDLIRQMIVFADRELDRSPCGSGTAAHIALIHAKGLLDVNCQKTFQSIVNDSKFTGKVVKKAKCGNFKAVIAEVSGNAYYTGKNLFTSEDKDPLKAGFTVR